A genomic segment from Montipora foliosa isolate CH-2021 chromosome 9, ASM3666993v2, whole genome shotgun sequence encodes:
- the LOC137970948 gene encoding melanocyte-stimulating hormone receptor-like codes for MTQQNIGNASLHVKTSCSDLEIFFSNADVDILSLSDSILCLVNAVFSFVAVFANIIVFYALYKATSLNSTSKALLCSLALSDLGVGAIVQPLFIVYRWAKIQNRLEDEACTAGIIAHIVGSHLSAVSFLTMTAISVDRLLALHLRIKYQATITLKRTLVVLALIWVSGGLWARSWKKNQDVYSIFSIIYIPVCFLVAFLSYFKIYLALRKHACKMGGHINPLKCKRKTNEMNFSRYKKSVVSMFYLFCAFLVSFLPYLCHKLAVIISGWNTSTSVLFSVGLTMVYLNSSLNPLIYCWRISEVKQTVLQVLCGCKGRRDSVIQLNKVAFSSNKRQVKLLLPRPPENVAV; via the coding sequence ATGACACAGCAGAATATTGGGAATGCAAGCTTACACGTAAAGACGTCTTGCAGTGATTTAGAGATTTTCTTCAGCAATGCAGATGTTGATATACTTTCTCTGTCAGATTCAATTCTTTGTCTTGTTAACGCTGTCTTTAGCTTTGTAGCCGTGTTTGCCAACATCATTGTTTTTTACGCTTTATACAAAGCTACTTCGCTGAATTCAACATCCAAGGCGTTGCTTTGCAGCCTAGCTCTCTCCGATCTGGGGGTTGGTGCAATTGTTCAGCCGCTCTTCATCGTGTACAGATGGGCAAAGATTCAAAACCGTCTTGAAGACGAGGCCTGTACAGCAGGAATTATCGCTCATATTGTAGGCAGCCATCTTTCCGCTGTTTCCTTTCTAACAATGACAGCCATAAGCGTGGACCGTCTACTCGCTTTACACCTTCGAATCAAATATCAAGCAACTATCACGCTAAAAAGGACTCTGGTTGTTCTTGCTTTGATATGGGTCTCAGGCGGCTTGTGGGCTAGatcatggaaaaaaaatcaagacgTGTACAGCATATTCAGCATCATTTATATTCCAGTTTGTTTCCTTGTTGCCTTTCTATCTTACTTCAAGATATACCTTGCCCTGAGAAAACATGCATGCAAGATGGGAGGACATATCAATCCTttgaaatgcaaaagaaaaacgaacgAAATGAACTTTTCTCGTTACAAAAAATCTGTTGTCAgtatgttttatttattttgcgcCTTTTTGGTGTCGTTTCTTCCTTACTTATGCCATAAACTTGCAGTGATCATATCCGGATGGAATACTTCTACCTCTGTTTTGTTTAGTGTCGGCTTAACCATGGTTTATTTGAACAGTTCGCTTAATCCTTTGATTTACTGTTGGAGAATATCAGAAGTGAAGCAAACAGTCCTTCAAGTTTTGTGCGGATGCAAGGGTCGCCGTGACTCTGTGATCCAGCTAAATAAGGTCGCATTTTCTTCGAATAAAAGGCAGGTTAAACTTTTGCTGCCCAGACCACCTGAAAACGTGGCTGTGTAG
- the LOC137971274 gene encoding uncharacterized protein has product MAGVRPCFEFSRIIRFSWIIGIIAHTTYVFIKRVCEKGVEASPRKKLMRQTVPRVLFFPDRHLACRQLLLEGTCNRRNCQFAHEDTSLSKLIKVLLEAKQTLDVCVFTINCRELADAVVLLHNNGVVVRILTDNEQMGSTGSQIEKFRREGIQVRHDLSSFFMHHKFAVIDRKQILNGSFNWTKQAVTGNRENVVITSDEDIVRAFSDEFDALWEKYDPCKRIRQV; this is encoded by the coding sequence ATGGCCGGTGTACGACCGTGTTTCGAGTTTTCAAGGATTATCCGATTCTCGTGGATAATTGGAATCATTGCTCACACAACTTATGTGTTTATTAAGAGAGTTTGTGAGAAAGGTGTGGAAGCCTCTCCAAGGAAAAAGTTGATGAGGCAAACGGTTCCCAGAGTACTTTTCTTTCCAGACAGACATCTTGCATGTAGACAGCTACTACTGGAGGGAACCTGTAATCGACGAAATTGCCAATTTGCACACGAAGACACCTCTTTGAGCAAGCTGATAAAAGTACTTTTGGAGGCCAAACAAACTCTCGATGTTTGCGTGTTCACAATCAATTGTCGAGAGCTTGCTGATGCTGTTGTCTTACTCCACAATAATGGCGTCGTTGTTCGAATTTTGACTGATAATGAACAGATGGGATCGACTGGTTCTCAGATCGAAAAATTTAGGAGAGAAGGGATTCAAGTACGACATGATCTTTCTTCGTTCTTCATGCATCACAAATTTGCTGTCATTGAtcgaaaacaaattttaaatgGCTCATTTAATTGGACAAAACAAGCTGTCACAGGAAATCGGGAGAACGTTGTGATCACAAGTGATGAAGACATTGTCAGAGCTTTTTCAGATGAATTTGATGCCCTATGGGAGAAGTACGATCCATGTAAGAGAATACGACAAGTTTAG
- the LOC137969445 gene encoding melanocyte-stimulating hormone receptor-like, which translates to MTQQNIGNASLHVKTSCSDLEIFFSNADVDILSLSDSILCLVNAVFSFVAVFANIIVFYALYKATSLNSTSKALLCNLALSDLGVGAIVQPLFIVYRWAKIQNRLEDEACTAGIIAHIVGSHLSAVSFLTMTAISVDRLLALHLRIKYQATITLKGTLVVLALIWVSGGLWAKSWKKNQDVYSIFSIIYIPVCFLVAFLSYFKIYLALRKHACKMGRHINPLKCKRKTNEMNFSHYKKSVFSMFYLFCAFLVSFLPYLCHKLSVIISGWNTSTSVLFSVGLTMVYLNSSLNPLIYCWRISEVQQTVLQVLCGCKGRRDSVIQLNKVAFSSNKRQVILLLPRPPENVAV; encoded by the coding sequence ATGACACAGCAGAATATTGGGAATGCAAGCTTACACGTAAAGACGTCTTGCAGTGATTTAGAGATTTTCTTCAGCAATGCAGATGTTGATATACTTTCTCTGTCAGATTCAATTCTTTGTCTTGTTAACGCTGTCTTTAGCTTTGTAGCCGTGTTTGCCAACATCATTGTTTTTTACGCTTTATACAAAGCTACTTCGCTGAATTCAACATCCAAGGCGTTGCTTTGCAATCTAGCTCTCTCCGATCTGGGGGTTGGTGCAATTGTTCAGCCGCTCTTCATTGTGTACAGATGGGCGAAGATTCAAAACCGTCTTGAAGACGAGGCCTGTACAGCAGGAATTATCGCTCATATTGTAGGCAGCCATCTTTCCGCTGTTTCCTTTCTAACAATGACAGCCATAAGCGTGGACCGTCTACTCGCTTTACACCTTCGAATCAAATATCAAGCAACTATCACGCTAAAAGGGACTCTAGTTGTTCTTGCTTTGATATGGGTCTCAGGCGGCTTGTGGGCAAAatcatggaaaaaaaatcaagacgTGTACAGCATATTCAGCATCATTTATATTCCAGTTTGTTTCCTTGTTGCCTTTCTATCTTACTTCAAGATATACCTTGCCCTGAGAAAACATGCATGCAAGATGGGAAGACATATCAATCCTttgaaatgcaaaagaaaaacgaacgAAATGAACTTTTCCCATTACAAAAAGTCTGTCTTCAgtatgttttatttattttgcgcCTTTTTGGTTTCGTTTCTTCCTTACTTATGCCATAAACTTTCAGTGATCATATCCGGATGGAATACTTCTACCTCCGTTTTGTTTAGTGTCGGCTTAACCATGGTTTATTTGAACAGTTCGCTTAATCCTTTGATTTACTGTTGGAGAATATCAGAAGTGCAGCAAACAGTCCTTCAAGTTTTGTGCGGATGCAAGGGTCGCCGTGACTCTGTGATCCAGCTAAATAAGGTCGCATTTTCTTCGAATAAAAGGCAGGTTATACTTTTGCTGCCCAGACCACCTGAAAACGTGGCTGTGTAG